The following coding sequences are from one Litorilinea aerophila window:
- a CDS encoding heme lyase CcmF/NrfE family subunit yields MPLSLDMVNVGAGALQLAPVFAVYAIVVAILGDRAPGAPGRPGWLLSARHAVHVVTGLLLVASGALVYAFLTRDYSVFYVFQNTRNSQSLLYTWTAFWGGNAGSLLFWATGLGIFTSIALTLHWRSQYRLMPMVMAVLMVIALFFLLLLNFVASPFKRLDFIPLDGRGLNPLLQDPGMAIHPPLLLTGYMSMSIPYAFAMAALLSGQLDAGWLRATRRWTLAAWGILSLGLLFGSWWAYRVLGWGGYWGWDPVENVALIPWLAASAYLHSAIITEKRGMFKVWTLVLVILAFGLSIFGTFIVRSGVITSVHSFAQSSIGPWFFAFLGTVLIVSLAAVVYRLPQLESRYRLDGLLSRESGFLFNNLLLISLVFVTTLGVLFPMLSELVSGVQITVGPPFYNQVNGPLLLALMLLMGIGPLLPWRRATRAQLWARFRWPVALLGVSLGGLLVVLRSFWPALGFAVAAFTAMSVIQEYVRAISARRAVTGEPWLQATGRLVSRARGRYGGYLVHAGLVFIAFGVVGSQFFKLERGVTLAPGETAAIGRYQLTYLALEERRTPAERVVTARLRVERNGALWTVLEPGKRFLAGFEEQPTSAIAIRSTLLEDLYVVLTGWDENGASFFLFVNPMMIWIWLGGLVLTVGGLVAWWPPRQPRPRPVPQGNRQTVSREAVSHV; encoded by the coding sequence ATGCCACTTTCACTGGACATGGTCAACGTAGGGGCCGGCGCCCTGCAGCTGGCGCCGGTTTTCGCCGTCTACGCCATCGTGGTCGCCATCCTGGGTGACCGCGCCCCGGGGGCACCCGGCCGCCCAGGATGGCTGCTATCGGCCCGCCACGCTGTGCACGTGGTCACAGGACTGCTCCTGGTGGCCAGTGGCGCACTGGTCTATGCCTTTCTCACCCGGGACTACAGCGTCTTCTATGTCTTCCAGAATACCCGCAACAGCCAGAGCCTGCTCTATACCTGGACGGCCTTCTGGGGAGGCAACGCCGGCAGTCTGCTCTTCTGGGCCACGGGGTTGGGCATCTTTACCTCCATCGCCCTCACCCTCCACTGGCGCAGCCAGTATCGGCTCATGCCCATGGTCATGGCCGTGCTGATGGTCATTGCCCTCTTCTTTTTACTGCTCTTGAACTTCGTTGCCAGCCCCTTCAAGCGGCTGGATTTTATCCCCCTGGACGGCCGGGGCCTCAACCCCCTCCTGCAGGACCCGGGCATGGCCATCCATCCGCCCCTGCTGCTGACCGGCTACATGAGCATGAGCATTCCCTACGCCTTCGCCATGGCGGCCCTGCTCAGCGGCCAGCTGGATGCCGGCTGGCTGCGGGCCACCCGGCGCTGGACCCTGGCTGCCTGGGGCATCCTCAGCCTGGGGTTGCTCTTTGGCTCGTGGTGGGCCTATCGGGTATTGGGGTGGGGCGGCTACTGGGGATGGGATCCGGTGGAGAACGTGGCCCTGATCCCCTGGCTGGCCGCGTCCGCCTACCTGCATTCGGCCATCATCACCGAAAAGCGAGGCATGTTCAAGGTGTGGACCCTGGTCCTGGTCATCCTGGCCTTCGGGCTCTCCATTTTCGGCACCTTTATCGTCCGCAGCGGCGTCATCACCTCGGTGCACAGCTTTGCCCAGTCCAGCATCGGCCCCTGGTTCTTCGCGTTTCTGGGCACGGTGCTGATCGTCAGCCTGGCGGCCGTGGTTTACCGTCTGCCCCAGCTGGAGAGCCGGTATCGACTGGACGGTTTGCTCAGTCGGGAGAGTGGTTTTCTCTTCAACAACCTGCTGTTGATCAGCCTGGTGTTTGTGACGACCCTGGGCGTGCTCTTCCCCATGCTCAGCGAACTGGTCAGCGGCGTCCAGATCACCGTGGGGCCGCCCTTCTACAATCAGGTGAACGGTCCGTTGCTGCTGGCCCTCATGTTGCTCATGGGCATTGGGCCGCTGCTGCCCTGGCGTCGCGCCACCCGCGCCCAACTGTGGGCCCGGTTCCGCTGGCCGGTCGCCCTCTTGGGTGTCAGCCTGGGTGGCCTGCTGGTCGTGTTGCGGTCCTTCTGGCCTGCCCTGGGCTTTGCCGTGGCGGCCTTCACCGCCATGTCCGTTATCCAGGAATACGTGCGGGCCATCAGTGCCCGCCGGGCGGTCACGGGTGAGCCCTGGTTGCAGGCCACCGGGCGCCTGGTCAGCCGGGCGCGGGGCCGCTACGGGGGCTACCTGGTGCATGCCGGGCTGGTCTTCATTGCCTTCGGCGTGGTGGGCAGCCAGTTCTTCAAACTGGAGCGGGGCGTAACCCTGGCCCCGGGGGAGACCGCGGCCATCGGGCGCTATCAGTTGACCTATCTGGCGCTGGAGGAGCGCCGCACGCCCGCCGAACGAGTGGTCACAGCCCGCCTGAGGGTCGAGCGAAACGGCGCCCTGTGGACGGTGCTGGAGCCGGGGAAGCGCTTTCTGGCCGGCTTTGAGGAGCAGCCAACCAGCGCCATCGCCATCCGTTCCACCCTCCTGGAAGACCTCTACGTGGTGCTCACGGGCTGGGACGAAAACGGGGCCAGTTTCTTCCTCTTCGTCAACCCCATGATGATCTGGATCTGGCTGGGTGGGCTGGTCCTGACCGTGGGGGGCCTGGTCGCCTGGTGGCCACCCCGTCAGCCCCGGCCACGTCCAGTCCCCCAGGGGAACAGGCAAACGGTGAGCAGAGAGGCAGTGAGCCATGTCTAA
- a CDS encoding sensor histidine kinase, protein MRTAIQEFFAYNQLIILFIYGQVFFVLGLVIALQSWRHSRLALARILPWLAAFGLIHGLHEWGDVFIPIQAQYLPPPFVELLWSARLLVLALSFFCLFQFGVESLRPLPGRWRYARYLPGAILLLWLFWIYVPALAFADDLVAWRRQGDILARYTMGFPGGLLAAYGLRRHAHLVLAPLNLTRIVRMLRLAGLALLGYAFFAGLVGPAAPFFPANWINQEQLQAWTLIPVQLYRGLLGLVMAVAMMRALEVFRMEMDRRIRELEEEQLLLAERERIGRELHDSTLQTIYGAGLLLGTVQRALERLDAQPQVASIREAVAQSMALLDQAVADIRRHIGQLRPQPTGQSLTAGLQEMVTASPVRSLAEVELQLALPAELPLAPGQVTHLLAIVNEALSNVARHAQATHVSIQARVAGERLLLTIEDDGVGLPADLVAGYGLNNMRERARLLGGDMRLHSAPGQGTQVHVDIPIGVACETNTPVVGG, encoded by the coding sequence ATGCGCACCGCCATTCAGGAGTTTTTCGCTTACAACCAGCTCATCATCCTGTTCATCTACGGACAGGTTTTTTTCGTGCTGGGCTTGGTGATCGCCTTGCAATCCTGGCGCCACAGTCGCCTGGCCCTGGCCCGTATCCTGCCCTGGCTGGCCGCCTTTGGCCTCATTCACGGCCTGCATGAGTGGGGGGACGTATTTATCCCCATCCAGGCCCAATATCTGCCTCCGCCGTTCGTCGAGCTGTTGTGGAGTGCCCGGCTCCTGGTGCTGGCCCTTTCCTTTTTCTGTCTTTTCCAGTTCGGGGTGGAAAGCCTGCGCCCCTTGCCAGGTCGTTGGCGCTATGCCCGCTACCTGCCTGGCGCCATCTTGCTCCTCTGGCTCTTCTGGATCTATGTCCCGGCCCTGGCCTTTGCCGATGACCTGGTCGCATGGCGCCGCCAGGGGGACATCCTGGCCCGCTACACCATGGGCTTTCCGGGCGGGTTGCTGGCTGCCTATGGCCTGCGCCGACACGCCCACCTGGTTCTCGCCCCCCTCAACCTGACCCGAATCGTGCGCATGTTGCGTCTGGCCGGGCTGGCCCTGCTGGGCTATGCGTTCTTCGCCGGGCTGGTTGGGCCGGCAGCACCCTTTTTCCCCGCCAACTGGATCAACCAGGAACAACTGCAGGCCTGGACCCTGATCCCGGTGCAGCTATACCGCGGCCTGCTGGGGCTCGTCATGGCTGTGGCCATGATGCGGGCCCTGGAGGTCTTTCGCATGGAGATGGACCGCCGGATCCGGGAGCTGGAGGAAGAGCAGCTCCTGCTGGCCGAACGGGAACGCATCGGCCGGGAGCTGCATGACAGCACCCTCCAGACCATCTACGGGGCCGGCCTGCTCCTGGGCACCGTGCAACGGGCCCTGGAACGTCTGGATGCCCAGCCCCAGGTCGCTTCCATTCGGGAGGCGGTCGCCCAGAGCATGGCCCTCCTGGATCAGGCTGTGGCCGACATCCGGCGCCATATCGGCCAGCTGCGTCCCCAACCCACCGGCCAGAGCCTCACCGCCGGCCTCCAGGAAATGGTGACTGCTTCCCCTGTCCGGTCTCTGGCGGAGGTGGAGCTGCAACTGGCGCTGCCGGCTGAATTGCCCCTGGCCCCTGGCCAGGTGACCCACCTCCTGGCCATCGTCAACGAGGCCCTGAGCAACGTGGCTCGCCACGCCCAGGCGACCCATGTCTCCATCCAGGCCCGGGTGGCGGGGGAGCGCCTGCTGCTGACCATCGAGGACGACGGCGTGGGACTACCGGCGGACCTGGTGGCCGGCTATGGCCTCAACAACATGCGAGAACGGGCCCGGTTGCTGGGGGGCGACATGCGCCTGCACAGTGCGCCGGGCCAGGGAACCCAGGTCCATGTGGACATCCCCATAGGAGTTGCTTGTGAAACGAATACGCCTGTTGTTGGTGGATGA
- a CDS encoding heavy metal translocating P-type ATPase, translating to MTQGQRSADWTHNRTLAHLNAPDAWSNRDDAARLQIKVGGMACSFCVNSITRALERMDGVYSAHVNLAHEEALVRYDPSRITAHRLRTTLLDLGYTVRDAREGPTPEEEEAQLRRLRQDLLLAAAFSLVAGGFMVAMWAGLVTMATSWPLLSWLMPTLALATVFGPGWPILAMAWASMRRGILNQHVLLELGAFAGLIGGFLGFNHPSFPMPDFFGVAIFVTTYHLLSGYVSLLVRTRSSQAVRALLALAPPTARVVREGREEEVPVEEVRPGDWVRIRPGESIPVDGEVVEGQSDVDESLVTGESMPVARSVGDPVIGGSVNQTGTLLVRVTRVGEESFLQQVARHVEEARALKPSILALVDRILLVYVPVVVVLAVGALLGWGLGAWWLTGEPRWTRGLFATMAVLVMGYPCALGMATPLALIRGGGMAAARGILIRAGTAFQTLKNLTHVVLDKTGTLTQGRPAVTAVVPAPGWEEEAVLRLAAAAEQASEHPLARAVVTAAQERGLSMPAATGFQALPGRGARALVDGRQVVVGNPRFVAEAAGASPATLAAALERQQTRGQTVVLVAVDGQVAGLLALADELKPDAVQAVARLREAGLQPVLLTGDNRRTAQAVAARLGIGQYRAEVLPQEKSAVIREFQQQGFCVAMVGDGINDAPALMQADVGIAIGAGADIAIEAADVVIVGERLQAVVDTYTIGRAAYRKTVQNLALAFAFNGIGVPLATTGLVHPVWAMIAMVASVTTVLLNSFGGWLLPGAPKPGRWMPGRLPVEVKHGT from the coding sequence ATGACACAAGGGCAAAGAAGCGCTGACTGGACCCATAACAGGACATTGGCCCATCTGAACGCGCCCGATGCCTGGTCCAACAGAGACGACGCAGCCCGACTCCAGATTAAGGTGGGCGGCATGGCGTGTTCCTTTTGCGTCAACAGCATCACCCGCGCGCTGGAGCGGATGGACGGCGTCTACAGTGCCCACGTGAACCTGGCCCATGAGGAGGCGCTGGTGCGCTACGACCCCAGCCGGATTACGGCCCATCGCCTGCGCACCACCCTGCTTGACCTGGGCTACACCGTCCGGGACGCCCGGGAAGGGCCCACACCGGAGGAAGAAGAGGCCCAATTGCGGCGTCTGCGCCAGGATCTGCTGCTGGCCGCCGCCTTCAGCCTGGTGGCCGGTGGCTTCATGGTCGCCATGTGGGCCGGCCTGGTGACCATGGCGACCAGCTGGCCACTGTTGAGCTGGCTCATGCCCACCCTGGCCCTGGCCACCGTCTTCGGACCGGGCTGGCCCATCCTGGCCATGGCCTGGGCTTCCATGCGCCGGGGGATCCTCAACCAGCACGTCTTGCTGGAGCTGGGCGCCTTTGCCGGCCTCATTGGGGGCTTTCTGGGCTTCAACCATCCCAGCTTTCCCATGCCCGATTTCTTCGGCGTGGCGATCTTCGTCACCACCTACCACTTGCTCTCGGGCTATGTCTCCTTGCTGGTCCGCACCCGCAGCTCCCAGGCCGTCCGCGCGCTGCTGGCCCTGGCCCCACCCACCGCCCGGGTGGTCCGGGAGGGACGGGAAGAGGAAGTGCCGGTGGAGGAGGTCCGGCCGGGCGATTGGGTGCGCATCCGCCCCGGTGAGTCCATCCCGGTGGACGGGGAAGTGGTGGAGGGGCAGTCCGATGTGGACGAAAGCCTGGTGACGGGCGAGTCCATGCCGGTGGCCCGGTCGGTGGGCGACCCGGTGATCGGCGGCTCGGTCAACCAGACGGGCACCTTGCTGGTGCGGGTGACCCGGGTGGGCGAGGAGAGTTTCCTGCAACAGGTGGCCCGCCACGTGGAGGAGGCCCGGGCCCTGAAACCCAGCATCCTGGCGCTGGTGGACCGCATCCTTCTGGTCTATGTGCCGGTGGTGGTGGTCCTGGCCGTGGGGGCATTGCTGGGTTGGGGCCTGGGTGCGTGGTGGCTCACCGGCGAGCCTCGCTGGACCCGGGGCCTCTTTGCTACCATGGCGGTGCTGGTCATGGGCTACCCCTGTGCCCTGGGCATGGCCACGCCCCTGGCCCTCATCCGGGGTGGCGGCATGGCGGCGGCGCGGGGTATCCTCATTCGGGCCGGGACGGCCTTCCAGACCCTGAAAAACCTGACCCACGTGGTTCTGGACAAGACCGGCACCCTGACCCAGGGGCGGCCGGCGGTGACGGCTGTAGTACCGGCACCGGGCTGGGAGGAAGAGGCGGTGTTGCGCCTGGCCGCGGCCGCGGAACAGGCTTCCGAACACCCCCTGGCCCGGGCGGTGGTGACAGCCGCACAAGAACGGGGCCTCTCCATGCCCGCTGCCACCGGGTTCCAGGCCCTCCCCGGCCGGGGCGCCCGGGCCCTGGTGGATGGTCGCCAGGTGGTGGTGGGCAACCCCCGCTTCGTGGCGGAGGCGGCGGGAGCCTCGCCCGCCACCCTGGCAGCAGCGCTGGAGCGCCAACAGACCAGGGGACAGACCGTGGTCCTGGTCGCGGTGGACGGCCAGGTGGCCGGCCTCCTGGCCCTGGCAGACGAGCTCAAGCCCGATGCCGTCCAGGCGGTGGCCCGGCTCCGGGAGGCCGGGCTGCAACCGGTGTTGCTCACGGGGGACAACCGGCGGACGGCCCAGGCGGTGGCGGCCCGGCTGGGCATTGGCCAGTATCGGGCCGAAGTGCTGCCCCAGGAGAAATCCGCTGTGATCCGGGAATTCCAGCAGCAGGGTTTCTGTGTGGCCATGGTGGGGGACGGCATCAACGACGCGCCGGCCCTGATGCAGGCCGACGTGGGGATCGCCATCGGCGCCGGGGCCGACATCGCCATCGAAGCCGCCGATGTGGTGATCGTGGGCGAACGACTCCAGGCGGTGGTGGACACCTACACCATCGGCCGGGCCGCCTACCGCAAGACGGTGCAAAACCTGGCCCTGGCCTTTGCCTTCAACGGCATCGGCGTCCCCCTGGCCACCACCGGCCTGGTCCACCCCGTCTGGGCCATGATCGCCATGGTCGCCAGCGTGACCACCGTCCTGCTCAATTCATTCGGCGGCTGGCTGCTCCCCGGCGCGCCCAAACCTGGCCGCTGGATGCCTGGCCGCTTGCCTGTGGAGGTGAAACATGGGACGTAA
- a CDS encoding cytochrome c-type biogenesis protein — MSNHPKDPIEVRLSSQRGVTVVLLGALVLVAVGLALLGRGLASNLQVTQASPEALSADQRLIRIADQLQCPICEGQSVAFSNSQLAAEMRRLIAEKLAAGEEEEQIIAYFVERYGVRILREPPRSGLNLWLWITPALAFAVAALGLTWTLWRMARAQPAAVSTPATTDGSGDALDDEVRDLLAQYDEELFSR; from the coding sequence ATGTCTAACCACCCCAAAGACCCCATCGAGGTGCGGTTGTCCTCCCAGCGCGGCGTCACCGTCGTGCTGCTGGGCGCCCTGGTGCTGGTTGCCGTCGGGCTGGCCTTGCTGGGAAGGGGACTCGCGTCCAACCTGCAGGTGACCCAGGCCTCGCCAGAAGCCCTCTCCGCCGACCAGCGCCTGATCCGGATCGCGGACCAGCTCCAATGTCCAATTTGCGAAGGTCAGTCGGTGGCCTTTTCCAACTCCCAACTGGCCGCGGAAATGCGCCGCCTCATCGCCGAGAAGTTGGCGGCCGGCGAGGAGGAAGAGCAGATCATCGCCTACTTTGTGGAACGCTACGGCGTACGCATTCTGCGGGAACCGCCCCGCAGCGGCCTCAACCTCTGGCTCTGGATCACACCCGCGCTGGCCTTTGCCGTGGCGGCCCTGGGCCTCACCTGGACCCTCTGGCGGATGGCCAGGGCCCAACCGGCGGCGGTATCGACTCCGGCGACGACCGACGGATCCGGCGATGCCCTGGACGATGAAGTGCGGGATCTGCTGGCCCAATACGACGAGGAGTTATTTTCCCGATGA
- a CDS encoding dihydrolipoyl dehydrogenase family protein, protein MSQSFDLIVIGTGSAGSTVAHRCRQAGWSVAIVDSRPFGGTCALRGCDPKKVLVGAAHAADWVRRLQTEGIFTSDIHLDWPALMRFKRTFTDPVPANRLQSFRKAGIEPFQGQARFVDETAVQVGGETLQGRHVVIAAGARPATLGIPGEEHLATSTDFLALEHLPPRIIFVGGGYISFEFAHVAARAGAAVRILQRGEQPLKGFEPDLVARLVASSRNQGMEIHLHSEVQAIEKRGDEYVVLVRQEGTERTFQADLVVHGAGRVAEIDDLNLDAAGVAWERRGVTVNEYLQSVSNPAVYAAGDAAASGPPLTPVAGMEGGIVARNLLEGNRHTPRYQGIPSVVFTIPPLAGVGLTEPAARAQGHRFQVKQEDTSSWYSSRRVKLKETGFKVLLEEDSERILGAHLLGPEADEVINLFALAMRQELPASALREQIYAYPTAASDISYMVS, encoded by the coding sequence ATGTCCCAGTCCTTTGATCTCATCGTCATCGGCACCGGCTCGGCCGGCTCGACCGTCGCCCACCGGTGCCGCCAGGCCGGATGGTCAGTTGCCATCGTGGATTCGCGCCCGTTTGGCGGAACCTGTGCCCTGCGGGGGTGCGACCCCAAGAAGGTGCTGGTGGGCGCTGCCCACGCCGCCGATTGGGTACGCCGCCTGCAGACGGAAGGCATCTTTACGTCGGACATTCACCTGGACTGGCCGGCCCTGATGCGGTTCAAACGCACCTTCACCGATCCAGTCCCGGCCAACCGGCTGCAGAGCTTCCGCAAAGCGGGCATCGAGCCCTTCCAGGGACAGGCCCGCTTTGTGGATGAGACAGCCGTGCAGGTGGGCGGTGAGACGCTCCAGGGGCGTCATGTGGTTATCGCGGCAGGCGCCCGCCCGGCCACCCTGGGCATTCCCGGGGAGGAGCATCTGGCCACCAGTACCGACTTCCTGGCGCTGGAACACCTGCCTCCACGAATCATCTTCGTGGGCGGCGGCTATATTTCCTTCGAATTCGCCCATGTGGCTGCCCGGGCCGGCGCCGCGGTCCGCATTCTCCAGCGGGGAGAGCAACCGCTCAAGGGATTCGAGCCGGATCTGGTGGCCCGGCTCGTGGCGTCCAGCCGGAACCAGGGCATGGAGATCCACCTCCACAGCGAAGTGCAGGCCATTGAGAAACGGGGTGATGAATACGTGGTTCTGGTCCGCCAGGAAGGCACAGAGCGGACTTTTCAGGCCGATCTGGTGGTCCACGGGGCAGGTCGTGTGGCCGAAATTGACGACCTGAACCTGGATGCTGCGGGCGTGGCATGGGAGCGCCGGGGGGTAACGGTCAACGAATACCTGCAGAGCGTCTCCAACCCGGCTGTCTATGCCGCAGGCGACGCTGCGGCCAGCGGGCCGCCGTTGACGCCTGTGGCCGGCATGGAAGGGGGCATTGTAGCCCGCAACCTCCTGGAGGGCAACCGCCACACGCCCCGGTACCAGGGCATCCCGTCCGTTGTCTTTACCATACCGCCTCTGGCCGGCGTCGGCCTGACAGAGCCCGCGGCACGGGCCCAGGGGCATCGCTTCCAGGTGAAACAGGAGGATACCTCGAGCTGGTATTCTTCTCGTCGGGTCAAGCTCAAGGAGACGGGCTTCAAAGTGCTCCTGGAGGAGGACAGCGAGCGGATCCTGGGGGCTCACCTGCTGGGTCCAGAGGCCGACGAAGTGATCAACCTGTTTGCCCTGGCCATGCGTCAGGAGCTGCCGGCGTCTGCCTTGCGGGAGCAGATCTATGCCTACCCCACGGCCGCGTCCGACATCAGTTACATGGTATCGTAA
- a CDS encoding L,D-transpeptidase family protein, which translates to MDKLFLWRVRILCWMVGSGLLLGLGWTPLAVHAQHARQIPPASMQSPAQLDNLPPLPFSRPLIRPPASTFRTGADGFPSGEAPSVRGLMDAPDPATSPAVQAARVKGEKWIEVDLSEQKVYAYEGDRRVNTFVVSTGLPGTPTVTGEFRMWIRTPIQDMSGGNRAAGTYYYLKDVQWVQYFYQDYAFHGTYWHNNFGQPMSRGCVNMTNEDAQWLFEWAFPQWNGERGWFKPTEENATLVIVHP; encoded by the coding sequence ATGGACAAGCTGTTCCTCTGGCGGGTTCGCATCCTCTGCTGGATGGTGGGCTCCGGCCTGCTCTTGGGGCTGGGGTGGACACCGCTGGCTGTTCACGCCCAACATGCACGCCAGATCCCCCCAGCGTCGATGCAAAGTCCGGCACAGCTCGACAACCTGCCGCCGTTGCCCTTTTCCCGGCCCTTGATCCGGCCGCCGGCATCCACCTTCCGCACCGGGGCGGACGGGTTCCCATCTGGAGAAGCCCCCTCGGTGCGGGGCTTGATGGACGCGCCGGACCCGGCGACCTCGCCTGCGGTCCAGGCGGCCCGGGTCAAGGGTGAAAAATGGATCGAGGTGGACCTGAGCGAGCAGAAGGTCTACGCCTATGAAGGGGACCGACGGGTGAACACCTTCGTGGTGTCCACAGGCCTGCCGGGCACGCCGACGGTCACCGGTGAATTTCGCATGTGGATCCGGACACCGATCCAGGACATGTCCGGCGGCAACCGGGCGGCGGGCACCTATTACTATCTCAAGGACGTGCAGTGGGTCCAGTACTTCTATCAGGATTATGCCTTCCACGGCACCTACTGGCACAACAATTTCGGCCAGCCCATGAGCCGGGGCTGTGTGAACATGACCAACGAGGACGCCCAGTGGCTCTTCGAGTGGGCCTTTCCCCAGTGGAACGGGGAGCGGGGCTGGTTCAAGCCGACCGAGGAGAACGCAACCCTGGTGATCGTGCACCCCTGA
- a CDS encoding response regulator has translation MKRIRLLLVDDHQVVRLGLRALLDGEPDLEVVAEASSAAEAIQRCQQFQPDVVLMDIRLPDRTGIEACREIRRHCPGVQVLMLTSYGDDELVREAIAAGAAGYVLKQVSTDELLRAVRAVAQGDAVLDPKVTRQVLARVQQAEADAHSAAFRDLSERELQVLARVAEGKSNTEIAEELFLSPITVRNHVSTILQKLGLSNRIEAATYAVRHHIENVVDTSRSDS, from the coding sequence GTGAAACGAATACGCCTGTTGTTGGTGGATGATCATCAGGTGGTGCGGTTGGGGCTGCGGGCCCTGCTGGACGGTGAGCCGGATCTGGAAGTAGTGGCCGAAGCGAGCAGCGCCGCCGAGGCCATCCAGCGCTGCCAACAGTTCCAGCCGGACGTTGTTCTCATGGATATCCGCCTGCCCGATCGCACCGGCATCGAAGCCTGCCGGGAGATCCGTCGGCATTGTCCTGGGGTCCAGGTGCTGATGTTGACCTCCTATGGGGACGACGAGCTGGTGCGGGAGGCCATCGCCGCGGGCGCCGCCGGCTATGTGCTCAAGCAGGTGAGCACCGACGAGCTACTGCGGGCGGTGCGGGCTGTGGCCCAGGGGGATGCCGTGCTGGACCCCAAAGTGACCCGTCAGGTGTTGGCCCGGGTGCAGCAGGCAGAGGCGGACGCCCACAGCGCCGCCTTCCGGGATCTCAGCGAGCGGGAACTTCAGGTGTTGGCCCGGGTGGCCGAGGGCAAGAGCAACACCGAAATCGCGGAGGAACTGTTCCTGAGCCCCATCACCGTCCGCAACCATGTGAGCACCATCCTGCAGAAGCTGGGGCTCTCCAATCGCATCGAGGCGGCAACCTACGCGGTGCGCCATCACATCGAAAACGTGGTGGACACTTCCCGGTCAGACTCGTGA
- a CDS encoding DUF981 domain-containing protein: MSGLSSHNPLILILGLVTAAGAAGAAYMLYVAQGKETPEIRKEFGALFFLIGLFSLGGFVQLIWSDWAGFPAGHYTELFGVTTGLFSFMLLAAGFYLYSGLDLRALAWPSVLLGLYLIQGARAVITFGLTRNPPVTFVLWLAAGLASIGMLPFAYAKDSTRRTLAYAGALVLAVMALAAFVTGFAGFFGHIAEVVQGG, encoded by the coding sequence ATGTCTGGGTTGAGTTCGCACAATCCGCTGATTCTCATTCTGGGGTTGGTGACAGCGGCCGGCGCGGCCGGTGCCGCATACATGCTCTACGTGGCCCAGGGGAAGGAAACCCCGGAGATCCGCAAGGAGTTCGGCGCCCTGTTCTTCCTCATCGGGCTCTTCTCGCTGGGTGGGTTCGTCCAGCTCATCTGGTCGGACTGGGCAGGGTTCCCCGCCGGCCACTACACGGAACTGTTCGGCGTGACCACGGGCCTGTTCTCGTTCATGCTGCTGGCCGCCGGCTTCTATCTCTACAGCGGCCTGGACCTGCGGGCCCTGGCCTGGCCCTCGGTCCTGTTGGGGCTCTACCTCATCCAGGGTGCCCGGGCGGTCATCACCTTTGGCCTGACCCGTAACCCGCCGGTGACCTTTGTCCTGTGGCTGGCGGCCGGCCTGGCCAGCATCGGGATGCTGCCCTTCGCCTATGCCAAGGACTCCACCCGGCGGACCCTGGCCTACGCAGGGGCCCTGGTCCTGGCAGTGATGGCTCTGGCCGCCTTCGTCACCGGGTTCGCCGGCTTCTTCGGCCACATCGCCGAAGTGGTCCAGGGCGGGTGA